The genomic window TACAATATATCTTATGTACAATCGTACAATGATTTACCAAACGTAGCCACTTTATACAACCTTTTCGAATCCAAATATAATGATTTCATATATATCGTGGGTCGACCTAGAGGAAATACTACTATTAGTTTCGTAAAAGCTCGTTTAGTTGCTGGTAAATTACAACAAGTATCAGCGTTAGTCATGGGAAATACTTCTTCATCATCATGGGGCGATTTTTTAGAAATAACTGATAAAAAAGCATGGGTTCAAGTAGGTTCTGGCGGTCTTTCTTCGTTAAATGTTGTTAACTTAGAAACCATGACTCTCATGGGGAATATAGGTGTAAATAACTTGGGGTATATTTTACCTTTAACTGCAGATTTTAAAAGAATAATTTCTTGGGCAGATACTGTGTATTATAATATTGGCAGACCTGTAGGTATGGTTAATATAACAGAATTAATCGATATAGAAAACAGTAATACTTTGAATCATATTTCAACTCCAACATATGCAATTGTTCCACGTGTTACCCAACAAACGTTAAACGGAAACGCAGCTATAACGCAAAATGGTATTTTTGAAAGTGCAGGACCTATGTCAACGACTATCATTCACAACGGACAAACTTATGCTAGAATGGCTAACACTAGAGATAATGGATTCTATAAAGTTATGTTTAGCAGTCAACTAATAGGTTACGCAGGAGGTAATTAATCATGATATTTCTAGTGCCATCCGGTGATACGTTTGGTGTTTTTTACAACATGAATGATATACCTGAACATTTACACAATACAATTATTGTCGTAGACTCGTTGCCTGAAGGGTATGGTATTTTACGTCGAGACCCTCAAGGTAATTTCTACTATGAACCATTCCCAGACATACCATCAGTTATTGATCCACCAACACCTTTTGAAGTACTTGAAGAAAAGATTACTAAATTAGAGGCTATTATAGAGCAAAATAACTTAATTGCTGTCGATTCTATACTAGGCGTATATGAAGAATTGGTTAGTATGCGTGAAGAAATGGCAGTAATAAAAGGAACAATCAACAATGCTTAGAGCAATGTTAATTAAAATAAAATTAAAACTAAAATTGGAGGTCTACAAAATGGTAGATGGATATGTATTATTAATTGTAAACACTGACAAAACAGGCTCAACGATTGATCGTGTGCCAACAAAATTAAAGGCACCTGTATTAACTAAACTGAATGCTTTAGGTCTAGACGGATATGGCAATCCAATTGAATAGGTAAACGTAGAGACGCAAGCATAAGCTTAGCGTTATTTTTTATGCCTTCCACAGATAATTGGGGAGGGCTTTTATTATGTAGAAAAGGAAGGTGTCAGATGAAAACAGACACACTATATACATCATTAATTGGCGGCACAATGGCATGGATAGGATACCTTGTTGGAGGTATTGACCATCTTATAAAAGCCCTTGCTATTTTTATGGCTATTGATTTCTCGCTAGGAATCATGGTCGGATTTTTATTCAAAAATGTTGAGAGCAAAAAAGCTTTTAAAGGTCTAATTAAAAAGACGGCTATGATATTAATGGTCGTTGCAGCGGTTCAATTGGACTTAGCGACTGAATCAGGTAATTTCATGCGTAATGCAATGATTCTGTTCTTAATTGGGATGGAAGGTATCAGTATGATTGAGAATCTAGGTAAGCTAGGTATTCGCGTACCGAAGTTTTTGGCGAATGCATTCACTCAGTTACAAATGGATAACGATGACAAACCGAAGGATGGTGAGAAATAATGGTCACTATTCGTAAAAAGCTAGTTCCTGATGCACAAGCGAACAAAGTAACTTATGGCAAAGGGAACAGTAAAAAATATATCGTTGTACATGAAACGGATAATACACGTTCAGGAGCCGATGCAGATGCACATGCACGTTTACAAGCAAACGGTAATAGTCGTTCAGCATCTTGGCACTATACTGTGGACGGCAAAGAAGCTGTACAATCATTTGAACATGCTTGGAGATGTTGGGCTGCAGGAAGTAATAAAGGAAACAATGAAGGTATTCAGGTTGAAATTTGTGTAAATGCTGATGGTAACTATTTAAAAGCTGTACAAAATACAGCAGAGTTAGTTGCAAAGATCATGAAAGATGAAGGTATTCCAATTAGTAATGTGGTCCAGCACAATCATTTCAGTGGCAAAAATTGTCCTCGGAATATGCGTGAAGGTAAGATTAGTTGGTCCCAGTTCATTACTATGGTTAAAAACGCAAGTGGTAATACACAGCAACCAAAGCCTTCCACAGATGATGATAAGTATCGTGTTTTAACAGGCACTTACAGCACAAAACAGGCTGCTGAAAATGTACAGGATGTTCTTAAGCATCGGTTCGGTTGGGTGGCATACATTGAGCCAGATGGCGATAAATATCGTGTTAAAACAGGTACGTTTACCGGAATGGATGCAGCACAAGCAGGTGCAAATAAAATTAAAACAGCTAAGTTGGCTCAAGTAACAAATATAGTAGCTGAATAAATTAATGCCCAGGTACTCAATTAATTTTGAGCCTGGGCTTTTTTTATTGGCAAATTAAAAGCCAATTATTTTAGTGGCTTAGAATAGTTATTCAAATTCTTTAGCAAGTAACCCTGGTAATGCAATATCAAATCCGGCTTGAGATTTATATGAATATGATCCATAAATTTCTCCATAAACAGTGATAATATCATCATCCACAAAGTCTGTGTAACCATAATACTCTATAAATATAACATCATTAGGATCATATCCATAAGAAGTAGGTGTTACAGCAAGTCGGATGTTTGTAACGTTGTCACCTTCAAGAATTTGTAGAATCTTTCCAGTGTATTTTACGTATTCACCTTTGTAACGATCTGGATTCTTTTTCAATTGTGGATAGTCAATAGTTTTTGCATTTGCTTTTTTAGCAGCAGCAGCTTGTTCTGCTTTTATACGAGCTTCTTCTTCCGCCTTAGCTTTCGCCTCTGCCTCTTCTTTTGCTTTCTGTTCAGCTAATGCCTTTTCCTCAGCTTCTTTTTTCTCACGTGCAGCTTTTTCTTCTGGAGTTTCTTCCTTAGGTTTTGCTACAGTTTCTACTTTTTCATTGTCTTTAGAGTCAGTAGATGATTCAGTACCGTTTGTAGGTACCATTATAAATCCAACTATAAAAACAACAATTGAAATACCGAGAACAAGACCACCTTTCATTTTTTTCTTTCTTATAAGTCCAATTACTAATAGAACAAGACCTACAAAAAAACCAAGCATACCTAAAATTGCTAATATAGTTCCCATAAATAAACTCTCCTCTCAATTTCCATTTTAGGAAACTTAGATGTAAAAGTATATATAAAAAAACAGACAACTATGATTAGTTATCTGTTATCCCCCATTCCAATATATCGTCAAAGCTTGTTATTTCTAATGTCTTACAAATGGTTTCTAGATGCGCTTTGTTAATTGTGTCTCTTCGATTATTTACTATTTCACTAATAGCAGCTTGGCGAATACCTGTCATCTCAGCCAACTTTGATTGAGTAAGTCCTCGTTCTTCCATTATTTCTTTTAATTTTATCCGCATAGTAAACCACCCTTCGTTAATTATTCTCATATTCAAAATATATCAGAATATACGTTTATACGCAATATCAAATAAAATTATAGGATTTATGTTGACTATACGAATATGCGTATAATATACTGTTATCAAGAAATACGAAATATCGAATAAACGTATAATTGAACAGAAGGAAGGTGAACAAATTGAAAACATTCGCGCAACGTAATGAGTACCACAACCTTAAATTAAAACAGTTGGATAAAATCACTGATGCTCGAAAGCACACAAGAAGATTAGCACGCATCATGAAATATCACGAATTGTTAACAGCGCTAGAAGTAGAACATATGCGTCAGAAATTGAAGCAAGTATTTAACTAGTGGTTATAGAAAGAAAGTGAGGTGAAAACGATGGCATTTGAATACTTAGCAACTTACACAACATTTGACTCAGTAGAAGATATGGATTTAGAAATCAATGAACGAATCAAAGAAGATCGATTCAATTTGACTAAATCAGAACGTGCCATCGTTTTCGCTATCAAGTCACACTGTTTAGATTATCCAGGTGCTTGTCATTTACGAAACGAAACAATCGCAAAAGAAGTCGGAGTTTCTTTAATTACAGTTAGCCGCACGATCAAAAAGTTAGTCGAGTTAAAAATTATCGGTAAAGCAAATCGCTCAAAACTAAACGGTATCAAGGGAGCCAACATTTATTTCTTTTTACCACAGAATGATGTATCGGATATGATGCATCGAGAAGAAGTCATTGAAGCTAGTAACGACAAGGCTTTAGGAGATGTTTCGGAAGATGTAAGCATTAAATCTTTTAATCTTTTAAGTTCTAAACAAGCAAATAATAATTTATGTGAATTAGAAAATGAATTGGCTTTGCAAGCTGAAAAGAAAAAAGAATACATGAATGAGTATCAAGTGATGCTATTTGATTTCATGAATAGTTTGCCATTAGCAGATAACTTAAAAGATGAATTACACAAAGTTGTATTAGCTGCTCAGGTTCAAAGTACAACTGACTTCATTAAAGCTAAAAATGTTCTATTCAAAATTGCAATGGATATTAAAGAAGGTGTACTGACAGTTACTAGTACATTAAGAGCTGTATTCGTATGTGCTTATAGTAAGGCTGTAGAGCGTTTAAATAGTAAGTCGATTAATTCCTCATCTGTGGAGGACAAAGCGCGCAGAGAACGTCCAGTACCTTTCTATAACTGGTTGAATGAGCGTGATAGCCTTCCACAATCGATAGTGCATGATGAACCATCGTTAGATAATTGGTTGGAATGGTAAATAGGAGAAACCGCTATGAATTAGTGAAGTCTGACAAAAAACGGTTTAGTCAACAGGTGAATTCATAGCGATTGTATTACAGATTTAAGTATTCACATGATGAAATTAATTTAGACACTACAAAGGAGGAAATAGAAGATGTCACATTTTGAATACATGGAGCAACAAGGACAAATGACTATTTTTGATTTGTTGGATCAATATGAAGAAATGCAAATCAGAAAGCCGTCCACAACTGTTAGTAAAACTGTTGATAAGAAGAAACTAAAAGGACCTCGTATAAGAGGATATATTGTTCGCTGATGTTATAAGAAATATATGCTCACTTGTATACCCGATGCTGTGCCTGATTGATTACCCAGTGGGAATTAGAGTGGGCATTTACAGAATGCTGTTGTATCAATCGATTGGACTTTATTTCATGTATGCTCATTCTTAGCAACTCTTACTATGTAAGATAACCGTGACGATAATGAAAATGAAGAAAGGATGAAACTGTGCTGTTTGAAATTTTAACAACTTCATTGATGGGTGGAATTGCACTAAAAGCATTTTCAAAACATAGGGGTCTGTCCTCAAATGATTCAGGGAAAATCCAAAGAATCATGTCCTTATCTGGATTAAATGTTAAGGATGGAAAAGATACATTGACTACACAATTGGTCAAAAAGAAAAAACATGAATGGGGATGGGAGTATCGCTATAGAATTCCACTTGGTCGCTCATTCAGTGATTATGAAGCTAAGCTAAAGGTTTTTGAGGATGGGCTGAATAATCGTAAGAAGAATATTACGTTTAATGATTTACGACAATTGGATATTAATAAAGACCTTCTACTGCAGCTACAAAAGTTGTGGAAGACAAAGCTGACTGAGAAAAAGGAAATTGAATTAGCTTTTGATGGCTTACTAATCGTTAGGGTATACGATAAGCCATTGGCGAAAGAAGTGCCATTTGTTCAGGGGGATGCTTGGAAAGTACCAGTAGGATTAATTCGAGCACTCAACACATTTAAATTTCATGATTTTGAAATGGTGCCGCATTTAGTCCTTGGAGGCGCGACGCGTTATGGAAAGAGTAATTTCATCAACGCGATGATTACATCTCTAGTACAGGGTGTACCAGACCACGTTAACTTTTATTTAATTGACTTAAAAGGTGGAGTGGAATTGTGCGACTATGAAAATATTAAACAGACAATTTCCATTGCATACGAAGCACACGAAGCCCTCCACACTTTACAGATGGCATATGACAAAATGCGTGATATTCAACGTGATTTAAAACGATTAGGAAAGAAAAATGTACAACAGGCAGGCATAAAGGAACGTTACTTCGTAGTCATCGACGAAGTAGGGGAATTAAATGCTTCAGAAGCTGTTACACGCGATGAAAAAATATTAAAGCAAGAATGCCAAACAATTATGAGCCAAATAGCAAGGCTAGGGGCTGGGCTAGGCTTTAGGTTGGTTGTTGCTACACAATATCCAGTAGGTGACGTTATACCACGACAGGTAAAACAAAATGCTGATGCAAAGCTTTGCTTTAGGGTACAGTCAGGAGTGGCCTCACGTGTTGTACTGGATGCAGAAGGTGCCGAATCATTGCCAATGGTCAAAGGTAGAGCAATTTACCAAACAGCTGACAAAAGAGAAATATTACAAACTCCACTAATTACACCACAAATTATCCACGATACTATTCAACCACACATTATTGAGAAAGGGGAACGCGTTGAAGGATCAGCTATCACCGAGAGACGAGAGCATACTGTTACTTTTGAAGAAGTTTGATTTTATGACTCGTGATCAAATCAGTCGATACTTTAACCTTGGAAAGAAACGTAATACAAATAGGGTTATACACAATTTATCATGCTATCTATCCTCAATAAGAGATGGATATGAAACGATTTATTATTTAAATAAGATTGGTCGCATATATGTTGATTGCGATAAAGTGCGTAGGGTAAGTAGTAATGTTCAGCATACCATCATGCGTAATGAGTTTTGGTTGTTTTATAAGTGTCCAAGAGATTGGAAGAACGAAGTGAAAATATCAGATGGCACTACAAGTATTATTGTGGACGGCATGTTTTCTAAAAATGGATTCCAGCACTTTCTTGAAGTGGATAATCTTCAAACCATGAAGGAAAATCGCGAAAAGATTAAACGGTACAAATCTTTGATGGATAACCTCGTTAAACAAATGGGTTATTATCCAATGGTTGTTTGGCTTACCACAACAGAATTACGTAGGCAACAACTAGAAGCATCCTGTGAAGGTCTGAAGTGCAAGGTGTACACAATAAACGATATTCAATAAGGGAGGAATATAAATGTTTAAAAAACGTATTAAAACTGAGGTAGTACCTACGAGTGAGTACACAGATTTCAGTGATCGATTTGTTGGTGATGAAAAGTATGCCACATTAAAACACGTTGCTATTGCTGCAGTTATACCTTCCACAGTTGCAGTAGGTTCAGGATTATTTATTTTAAATAAATTTAATGCTGTTTATTCCTCCACAAACATTCCTATAGACGTTCCAATCCAACAACCTGTATTAGCTCCAGTGATGGCACAAATGCCTTCCACAACACCTGTTAATGCTATTGCACAACCAACTGGAATGATTGCTGATAAATCATTAGAGATATTAGCGACTGCTTTAGATCCAGTTGTACAGATTTTAGTTGCGATTAGTTTTCCGATAGCCAGCGTAATCATGGTTGGCGGTTGCTTCTTCTTCATGCTTGGAAATTCTGAAAAGGCTTGGTCAATGATTATGAATGCTGGATTAGGTTATGTGTTGATTCAGATGTCACCATTATTCTTGGAAATAATACGTACAATTGGTGAAGCTATTTAATAGAAAAAGACTGATATATGATGGTTTGTTTATTGTTATTTATCTTTAATTACCAAGTATTTTAACCCCAGTTTAACCCCATAGACTTTTTAGGGATGAAAAAAGCACCTTAACCAATTTGGCTAAGATGCTGTATAAACGTTGATATAACAGTATTTAGAGTAAAAGCCGCGTATGCCGTAGTTATTATAGAAAGTTTTAAACCACCACTCCTCAAAGTGGGTGTTCGCAGAAGCTTTCCTGCTTATCCTCATGCACCTTGGTGTGAGGCCCGTCATTCCAACTCCAATAATAAAACTCCCTTTTACAGCTTAAAGGTTAAAACTTAATATTGTACGAACAATGCAGCCTTTAAGGATATAATAAATGATGATAAACAAACTTGCAAGTAAGATGGTTTGCGTAAAAAAGTCAATGGGCGAGAGTTCCAAATCATTTAAGACTGGAATGAAAATCCCCCAAAATACTTGAAGCTGCTCATATATTATTCACAAATGAGAACGAAAAATACGAACAACCTTTGCTAAATAGGACGAATTATGTAAAGATAGGAGCATAAATAGGATTTACCTAGTAAAAAA from Lysinibacillus sp. G4S2 includes these protein-coding regions:
- a CDS encoding replication-relaxation family protein, with the translated sequence MTRDQISRYFNLGKKRNTNRVIHNLSCYLSSIRDGYETIYYLNKIGRIYVDCDKVRRVSSNVQHTIMRNEFWLFYKCPRDWKNEVKISDGTTSIIVDGMFSKNGFQHFLEVDNLQTMKENREKIKRYKSLMDNLVKQMGYYPMVVWLTTTELRRQQLEASCEGLKCKVYTINDIQ
- a CDS encoding FtsK/SpoIIIE domain-containing protein — protein: MLFEILTTSLMGGIALKAFSKHRGLSSNDSGKIQRIMSLSGLNVKDGKDTLTTQLVKKKKHEWGWEYRYRIPLGRSFSDYEAKLKVFEDGLNNRKKNITFNDLRQLDINKDLLLQLQKLWKTKLTEKKEIELAFDGLLIVRVYDKPLAKEVPFVQGDAWKVPVGLIRALNTFKFHDFEMVPHLVLGGATRYGKSNFINAMITSLVQGVPDHVNFYLIDLKGGVELCDYENIKQTISIAYEAHEALHTLQMAYDKMRDIQRDLKRLGKKNVQQAGIKERYFVVIDEVGELNASEAVTRDEKILKQECQTIMSQIARLGAGLGFRLVVATQYPVGDVIPRQVKQNADAKLCFRVQSGVASRVVLDAEGAESLPMVKGRAIYQTADKREILQTPLITPQIIHDTIQPHIIEKGERVEGSAITERREHTVTFEEV
- a CDS encoding N-acetylmuramoyl-L-alanine amidase, with protein sequence MVTIRKKLVPDAQANKVTYGKGNSKKYIVVHETDNTRSGADADAHARLQANGNSRSASWHYTVDGKEAVQSFEHAWRCWAAGSNKGNNEGIQVEICVNADGNYLKAVQNTAELVAKIMKDEGIPISNVVQHNHFSGKNCPRNMREGKISWSQFITMVKNASGNTQQPKPSTDDDKYRVLTGTYSTKQAAENVQDVLKHRFGWVAYIEPDGDKYRVKTGTFTGMDAAQAGANKIKTAKLAQVTNIVAE
- a CDS encoding helix-turn-helix domain-containing protein encodes the protein MAFEYLATYTTFDSVEDMDLEINERIKEDRFNLTKSERAIVFAIKSHCLDYPGACHLRNETIAKEVGVSLITVSRTIKKLVELKIIGKANRSKLNGIKGANIYFFLPQNDVSDMMHREEVIEASNDKALGDVSEDVSIKSFNLLSSKQANNNLCELENELALQAEKKKEYMNEYQVMLFDFMNSLPLADNLKDELHKVVLAAQVQSTTDFIKAKNVLFKIAMDIKEGVLTVTSTLRAVFVCAYSKAVERLNSKSINSSSVEDKARRERPVPFYNWLNERDSLPQSIVHDEPSLDNWLEW
- a CDS encoding phage holin family protein; protein product: MKTDTLYTSLIGGTMAWIGYLVGGIDHLIKALAIFMAIDFSLGIMVGFLFKNVESKKAFKGLIKKTAMILMVVAAVQLDLATESGNFMRNAMILFLIGMEGISMIENLGKLGIRVPKFLANAFTQLQMDNDDKPKDGEK
- a CDS encoding Slp family lipoprotein, which encodes MGTILAILGMLGFFVGLVLLVIGLIRKKKMKGGLVLGISIVVFIVGFIMVPTNGTESSTDSKDNEKVETVAKPKEETPEEKAAREKKEAEEKALAEQKAKEEAEAKAKAEEEARIKAEQAAAAKKANAKTIDYPQLKKNPDRYKGEYVKYTGKILQILEGDNVTNIRLAVTPTSYGYDPNDVIFIEYYGYTDFVDDDIITVYGEIYGSYSYKSQAGFDIALPGLLAKEFE
- a CDS encoding helix-turn-helix transcriptional regulator, translating into MRIKLKEIMEERGLTQSKLAEMTGIRQAAISEIVNNRRDTINKAHLETICKTLEITSFDDILEWGITDN